The following DNA comes from Pirellulales bacterium.
CAGAAGTTGCGGATCGACCGCGAAAAACCGGTCGCGGCGTGGAAAGCTGCCGGGAGCGGACCGGAAGAAAAACGGCAGGCTCCCGGCCGGAATCTGCACGTCGATCTGTTCCGGCAACACGGGGGGCGACCAATCTTTGCGGCGCAGATGAGTGTAAACGACCGCCTGGGGGAACGAACGAGCCAGGAGACGCTCAAGCCGGGGGTCGCAGACCAAGATGCAGCGTTTGGCCAGGGGAACCAAGTCCGGAAAGCAAGAAGCGAATAGAACCTCATCGCCGATCCCTTGCTCGGCGTGCACGACGATCGTCTTGTCGGCCAGCGACGAGCCATTCCAGCGGGGTTGCGGATAGCGGTCGAAAAACACTTCTTGGGCCTCTTGGCGGCACTCGAAGAGCCGCCAACCCTCGCGGAAGTTGCCGGCCAGCAAATGGCAAATGCCCATATTCCAATGCGTCTTGGCATGGTCGGGCTTGAGGCCTCGCGACTTTTCATAGCTCGCGATCGCATCGCTCAAGCGGCCCAATTCACGCTGGGCGTTGGCCAGATTGTAGTGGGAGAGCCCACAGTCTGGTTTTAGCGCGATCGCCTTCTCCGCCCATTCGATGGCTTCCTCATAGCGCTCGTGCTGCTCCATGAGAGCGCTGAGGTTGACATAGGCGGGCTGCAGCGTCGGATCGAGTTGCACCGCCTTGTAATAGCATTCAAAGGCTTCTTCGGATCGCTGCAATTCGGTGTAGGCCGTGCCCAACTCGAAATGCAGCAATCCTTTTTGATCGTTCAGACGCAGCGCCTCTTGAAAGTACTCGAGGGACCGCTCCAGTTGCCCCTGTTTGCGCGTGATCGCTCCCATAAGCCGCAAGGCGTTGATGTTTCGCGGGGCGGCGGCGAGAAGATCTCGCGCGATTTTTTCGGCGGCGGCCGTGTTGCCGGTATTCAACTGGTCGGCTGCGAGTTTCACTCGTTCGTCGATTCCATCCATCGAAATGGTTTTCCTTAAGTTAGCCTGCGGCGCGCAGCCCGACGGCCTGATTCTGCACCAGAGAGGCCACGCTATGTTGACCGAGCCGGTTCAATACGCCGGCCAGATTGCTGACTGCCTGGAGGCAGCGGTCATCGAGTTCCAAGGCGCTGTCGAAACACGCCAGCGCCTCGGGCAATCGCCCCTGACGTTCGAGCGCCATTCCCAGATTGTTGTGCGCCGCCATGTAGTCGGGCCGGAGTTTCACGGCCGCGCGAAAAGCCCGTTCTGCGTCCGTCCATCGTCCGGCTTCCAGATAAGCGCCGCCGAGCAGATTGAGCGCTTTGTGATGATTGGGTTGACGGCGAACGGTTTCTTCAAGCTCAGTGATCGCTTCCGCGCGTAGGCCTCTGGCGCGAAGGGATTTGCCGAGCCCGAAATGACCATCGACGAGCGTCGAATCCATTACAATAGCGCGGCGATAGGATTCGATCGCCGCGGCCAAATCGCCAGCCTCATGTTGGGCCGAAGCCAAATTCAATTGGACGGTCGGATTCTGGTCGGCCGCCGCGACCGCTCGAACGAGCGTGCGGATCGCCAAGTCGAGACGGCCAGTTCGGCGCGCGATTTGCCCGAGCAGATTGAGCGCTGGAGCGTGGCGCGGCATGTGGTCGAGCACTCGCCGGCAGGACGCCTCGGCTACGGCGAGATCACCGCGTTCGAAGGCGCTTGAGGCGGAATCGAACGTCGCTGCTGAGTCGAATTGAAGCGGAGAGGAAGCGTCTCGCGCCGCGGGTCTTAACTGGTCGGTTGGCCGATCATCGGCGTTCGCCCCCTCACCCCCGGCCCCTCTCCCGCCAGGGCAGAGGGGAGCGATGACGCCGCGCGTCGCGGTCGGAGGCGGATCGGAGGCGGCCGCGACTTCGGCGAGCATCGCCGCGACGGCGTCGAACACCGGCTGCCATTGGCCGCGCTCGGGCTGTCGAAACAGCCGGACGCTCGGATACCAAATGCTTTGGTCTCCTTCGATCATCCAGCGCCAGCCGGGAACTTTCGGTAGCAGGGTCCAGCACGGAACGCCCAATGCGCCGGCCAGATGCACCGTTGCATTGCCGACCGAAATCACCAGGTCCAACGCGGCGATCTTGGCCGCGAAGGCGTCCAGATCGATCAGTGGATCGGCATCATTCCAATCGTGAATGACCACCCCAAACTCGCGCTGGGCGGCGGCGATCTCGTCCGCGCTTTCGCCGTATTGGAGGTTGATGAAATGAACGCCGGCGACGGGGAAAATATTCCGCCAATGTTTTAGCCCAGTGGTTCGCTTGCGTCGTTCGGATGGCTGGCCCCCCGCGCGCCAAGAGATGCCGACCTTCAGGCCGGGGCCAATCGCGTCGAGGCGGTCTTGCCACTTGGACCGTGCTTGCGAATCGACGGTCAAGAACGACTGCCGCTGCGGAAAGCTCTCGCGCGAAGGGCGAAAATGCAGCGGCAAGCTGCCCGCCGGTGTCTGCTTGTCGATCTTTTCTACGAGATTGGCAGCGATCCTATCTTTACGGCGCGCGATCCCGTGCACCGTAGCCGTCGGAAACGAGCGGGCGAAGAGCTTTTCC
Coding sequences within:
- a CDS encoding tetratricopeptide repeat protein; protein product: MQDVQAMLAGAISCVERGELDAAEELSRGILRSDPLCPRALHILGVVARKTDRLQLAISVLQDASRWSPDDAGIYCELGLALSDSRREDEAIAHYHRAIEIQPQYGDACLNLAAALDRLEQLDAALTWARRAAELLPNNPIAHFNLANIWRQFGNLDEASVEFRFVIRLDPLFANARWNLACCRLLAGDFETGWPEYEWREKAGEVPLDHYPQPRWNGESLEAETILVHSEQGIGDEVLFASCLPDLIARAGHCVIVCEPRLEKLFARSFPTATVHGIARRKDRIAANLVEKIDKQTPAGSLPLHFRPSRESFPQRQSFLTVDSQARSKWQDRLDAIGPGLKVGISWRAGGQPSERRKRTTGLKHWRNIFPVAGVHFINLQYGESADEIAAAQREFGVVIHDWNDADPLIDLDAFAAKIAALDLVISVGNATVHLAGALGVPCWTLLPKVPGWRWMIEGDQSIWYPSVRLFRQPERGQWQPVFDAVAAMLAEVAAASDPPPTATRGVIAPLCPGGRGAGGEGANADDRPTDQLRPAARDASSPLQFDSAATFDSASSAFERGDLAVAEASCRRVLDHMPRHAPALNLLGQIARRTGRLDLAIRTLVRAVAAADQNPTVQLNLASAQHEAGDLAAAIESYRRAIVMDSTLVDGHFGLGKSLRARGLRAEAITELEETVRRQPNHHKALNLLGGAYLEAGRWTDAERAFRAAVKLRPDYMAAHNNLGMALERQGRLPEALACFDSALELDDRCLQAVSNLAGVLNRLGQHSVASLVQNQAVGLRAAG